A segment of the Brachionichthys hirsutus isolate HB-005 unplaced genomic scaffold, CSIRO-AGI_Bhir_v1 contig_945, whole genome shotgun sequence genome:
CATGTGGTTACCTCCTTTATGGTAAGATGCCTGCTGATTAACATCTAATGCAGATTGAATACAGCTTCAAACTAAGACGACGGGCTCAGATCTAAGATCAGTGAAACTGCATTTCCCAGaaatcctctctctgtcctgtaATTGAAATTTGATAAATCACCTTAAATGATTTCCCCCCCAGTGGTGCAGCCGCCACTCTTGAACCTGCCTTTCCTAACTGTGTCCCCGTCCTCCAGACCTGGTGCTGCTAGCCTGTAACTGGAGCACGATGGGGGACGGCTTTTTCGTCTGCCACCACTTGGCGGCGCTCTACGCGTATGGATACGTGCTGGTGAGTCCGTTAGACTCGGGCTGTAGGTACTTGAATAGCAGTCGGCCTGACTGGATCAGGTCTGTATCATGTCAGTAACTCTTCTTGAATGTGTGCGGTCGTTTCAGACGCGGGGTGTGCTTCCGTATTTTGCCAACTTTCGTCTCATTTCAGAGTTGTCCACGCCATTTGTGAACCAAAGGTGAGTCAGGTTACCGGCGaagagtccccccccctcgTCGTCTCTGGCTGTGCTGACCTTTCTTCACCACCTTCTTCCTCCAGGTGGTTTTTCGAGGCGTTGGCGTATCCTCGCTCTCACCGGCTGGTGGTGTTGAACGGCGTCGCCATGTCCGTGGCGTTCTTCCTGGTGCGCATCGCCGTCATGCCGTCCTACTGGGCGAGCGTATTCGCCACCTTCGGCACTGCAGACTTTGAGCGGTTGGGTTTGGGCGCTCAGGTGGCCTGGATCGCCTCCTGCATTGCCCTGGACGTCTTAAACGCCGTCTGGATGTATAAAATCAGCCGCGGCTGCTACAAGGTTCTgaccgggggaggggggcggcggGTCAAGCAAGGAGTGGAGGCAGCGTCCTCTGAAAAGACGCCCGTCAGCAACCACACAGACTAAACAATGTATGGACACAGACGTAACTCGAGAGGGAGGCTGCACATTCAGGAACCTCaaacccccctccctccccgatCTCAGCCCTGCTCGCCGGGCCCTGGACCGCACTAAGAGTCCTCAGGTTCTGACCTGACTCGGGATAAGGACGCTGCTCTTGGACTTGCACTAGCACCGGCCTTTGCAGTATTTTCGCTGGCAGGTGTGCAGTCCCGCTGGGTGATGGCGTTCAGTCGCAGGTGCCGAGGTAGAGCTCACAAGCACACTCCGTCCGCCACTCACCTCCCGCCGTCCGTCTTTCTCATCTACCGCCGTCCATCTTTCCCATCTCGCTTGGTTTCCTCTTATGCCCCATCTTCAGCCAAAGCGCAATCCTCTGAAGTGCCTGTGGAAGACAGGAAAGCAATAAGATCAGGAAATCTAATAGCGCTGAGGCCCTTCAGAAGGCTGCCGCGTCTCGCGCGCTATTGCTGCTGAGAGATCAGAGGCCTCGTCTGCTCTTCATACTCCAGCGAGCTCTCGCATCAGGCCCACGGCGTGTTTGTGAAATCCATCGGTCTCTGGTTTCCAACTCATCAGACCTTGCAAAAAAGAGACGGGACAAACACCGTAATGCCTCTCCCACAAAGTCGCCTGCTGTGGCCTCCTCGTGGCGAGTGGTGCACCTTCTCATATCACCAGCCGCGGCCCTCCAGCGTCCTTAGAGTTTGGATTTCGGAGTGCAAATTTAGGAATATGCATGCCGGAGACGAAATGACACTCGTGGCTTCTCCCGGGGGGGGGATTATGAATTTTCAGTGCTCGTCATTGTGCTCCTTTTGTACACAGCTGATACGGCATCGTGTCCGTTTCCTATTCCATCCATCGAAGCCCTCTTCCTCACTGAATGCCTCATCACCCAGCCTGCTTTTGTTCTACCTCCCTCCCGCCTGCCTTACGAAGAACAAATTCATTCGTCTTTTAGTCATGGGATaatcaatgttttttgtttt
Coding sequences within it:
- the LOC137917001 gene encoding TLC domain-containing protein 4-B-like; the encoded protein is METRELAVVAGSFVGFQLLFSGVSPQLSSAITPGYGRLPPTKLTEWNSRLVSTVHALVVGLFCVYILWFDDAVNADPVWGDPSLVKLNVAITCGYLLYDLVLLACNWSTMGDGFFVCHHLAALYAYGYVLTRGVLPYFANFRLISELSTPFVNQRWFFEALAYPRSHRLVVLNGVAMSVAFFLVRIAVMPSYWASVFATFGTADFERLGLGAQVAWIASCIALDVLNAVWMYKISRGCYKVLTGGGGRRVKQGVEAASSEKTPVSNHTD